From a region of the Gossypium raimondii isolate GPD5lz chromosome 10, ASM2569854v1, whole genome shotgun sequence genome:
- the LOC105778519 gene encoding protein FATTY ACID EXPORT 3, chloroplastic isoform X2, which translates to MYSIKSLNPTCALLPLKTFSRASASPLPPCLSPSLLLKPPSGCRVSLAAPRGLALSFRPLDRRLSFSQSVVAFAASHEESHSEIEVEREKNEESSNEAWQRALEAFKEQALKMQNVSQEAYEVYSKKALVTLKETSEQLKIQAEKARNDLIEIVKETSEEGKVYLSTAAENSPPQVKEIVGTYYSSADDFNDISKVLDFHVGIPYGTILSVGGFLSFMLTGSVSAIRFGVILGGALLASSVSSLKLYKGGQSSPLAIKGQAVISSVLFFRALSSLIQTSTLGSFLTTLVSGAVAAFYVYKLLPNDKPGLKPGIGN; encoded by the exons ATGTATTCGATCAAAAGTCTTAACCCTACCTGCGCCTTGCTGCCGTTGAAGACATTTAGCCGTGCTTCCGCTTCTCCGTTGCCACCGTGTTTGTCGCCGTCTCTACTGCTCAAGCCGCCTTCTGGCTGCAGAGTCTCTCTCGCCGCTCCTAGAGGTTTAGCCCTAAGTTTTCGCCCACTCGATCGGCGGCTTTCCTTCAGCCAATCTGTTGTCGCTTTCGCAGCTTCCCACGAGGAATCA CATTCGGAAATAGAAGTGGAGAGAGAAAAGAATGAAGAATCATCAAATGAAGCATGGCAACGAGCTTTAGAAGCTTTCAAAGAACAAGCCTTGAAGATGCAGAACGTGTCCCAAGAAGCTTACGAGGTTTACTCCAAGAAAGCTTTGGTTACTCTGAAAGAAACTTCGGAGCAGCTTAAGATTCAAGCAGAAAAGGCCAGAAACGATCTGATTGAAATAGTTAAAGAAACCAGTGAAGAAGGCAAAGTTTACCTCTCAACGGCAGCCGAGAATTCCCCTCCACAAGTCAAAGAAATTGTCGGAACATACTATTCCTCTGCCGATGATTTCAATGACATTTCCAAAGTTCTTGACTTTCACGTCGGCATACCTTATG GTACCATTCTTTCAGTCGGGGGATTCCTTTCTTTCATGTTGACAGGGAGTGTTTCTGCAATTAGGTTCGGTGTTATTCTAGGTGGAGCTCTTCTAGCATCAAGTGTATCAagcttaaaattatacaaaggaGGACAGTCTTCTCCTCTTGCCATCAAAGGGCAAGCAG TCATCTCATCTGTCTTATTTTTTAGGGCGTTAAGCTCACTGATTCAG ACATCAACTCTGGGCAGCTTTCTCACAACCTTAGTCAG TGGTGCGGTGGCGGCATTCTATGTATACAAGCTTCTACCAAATGACAAGCCAGGCTTAAAACCTGGGATAGGAAATTGA
- the LOC105778519 gene encoding protein FATTY ACID EXPORT 3, chloroplastic isoform X1, with product MYSIKSLNPTCALLPLKTFSRASASPLPPCLSPSLLLKPPSGCRVSLAAPRGLALSFRPLDRRLSFSQSVVAFAASHEESKHSEIEVEREKNEESSNEAWQRALEAFKEQALKMQNVSQEAYEVYSKKALVTLKETSEQLKIQAEKARNDLIEIVKETSEEGKVYLSTAAENSPPQVKEIVGTYYSSADDFNDISKVLDFHVGIPYGTILSVGGFLSFMLTGSVSAIRFGVILGGALLASSVSSLKLYKGGQSSPLAIKGQAVISSVLFFRALSSLIQTSTLGSFLTTLVSGAVAAFYVYKLLPNDKPGLKPGIGN from the exons ATGTATTCGATCAAAAGTCTTAACCCTACCTGCGCCTTGCTGCCGTTGAAGACATTTAGCCGTGCTTCCGCTTCTCCGTTGCCACCGTGTTTGTCGCCGTCTCTACTGCTCAAGCCGCCTTCTGGCTGCAGAGTCTCTCTCGCCGCTCCTAGAGGTTTAGCCCTAAGTTTTCGCCCACTCGATCGGCGGCTTTCCTTCAGCCAATCTGTTGTCGCTTTCGCAGCTTCCCACGAGGAATCA aaGCATTCGGAAATAGAAGTGGAGAGAGAAAAGAATGAAGAATCATCAAATGAAGCATGGCAACGAGCTTTAGAAGCTTTCAAAGAACAAGCCTTGAAGATGCAGAACGTGTCCCAAGAAGCTTACGAGGTTTACTCCAAGAAAGCTTTGGTTACTCTGAAAGAAACTTCGGAGCAGCTTAAGATTCAAGCAGAAAAGGCCAGAAACGATCTGATTGAAATAGTTAAAGAAACCAGTGAAGAAGGCAAAGTTTACCTCTCAACGGCAGCCGAGAATTCCCCTCCACAAGTCAAAGAAATTGTCGGAACATACTATTCCTCTGCCGATGATTTCAATGACATTTCCAAAGTTCTTGACTTTCACGTCGGCATACCTTATG GTACCATTCTTTCAGTCGGGGGATTCCTTTCTTTCATGTTGACAGGGAGTGTTTCTGCAATTAGGTTCGGTGTTATTCTAGGTGGAGCTCTTCTAGCATCAAGTGTATCAagcttaaaattatacaaaggaGGACAGTCTTCTCCTCTTGCCATCAAAGGGCAAGCAG TCATCTCATCTGTCTTATTTTTTAGGGCGTTAAGCTCACTGATTCAG ACATCAACTCTGGGCAGCTTTCTCACAACCTTAGTCAG TGGTGCGGTGGCGGCATTCTATGTATACAAGCTTCTACCAAATGACAAGCCAGGCTTAAAACCTGGGATAGGAAATTGA